A single genomic interval of Nerophis ophidion isolate RoL-2023_Sa linkage group LG11, RoL_Noph_v1.0, whole genome shotgun sequence harbors:
- the dbf4 gene encoding protein DBF4 homolog A isoform X7, producing MRTVTRVCRLKLTENGVLFLKNNIMRAKATQRKTGPDCKGKSRKHGEMSLKFHLAQPKPFVGKVFYLDLPSNKMTESLETDIQHLGGVLISRGKSFVERAVRKKERVHISKILLNALEWGVKILYINDVIIYVEKKKTLASQCPRPTVVKSSVKPESTAKHTCQKHKVGRIHKPFVKVEDSSRSEILASTFKYAFSFPKCCSHVIFRRYCPVYLTILNMAELNLKAPPPHSPFLFNDKDPKGDKLQGNRSVKTSTVEEQAAGQKKNKDKKRGGYCECCAVKYENLTMHLQSDRHRAFSKTDAYQVVDRLVSTLPCSFTRLNRLYKRPKCSISTALVVPAPLGRSGHGGKADQNPAGIMKEKQHNHALNVSSASPSASLIHCNDRKWFIASHQSKLQSRQKQLVSCSQKATHNAEMAPSSFEHLARSSLLVPRVNLDVQVSHRDPLSLALPPHQDPHSVSYLESPEVITNQDETTGNNGKASGKVSERDGASPPSLTYTSPVKKVKRKVKAYKRKRRKLNSKTTCKDHVVESDACDDTLRLWQLFYSSEDKGGIPGV from the exons ATGAGGACAGTGACTCGGGTATGTCGACTCAAATTAACAGAGAACGGCGTTTTGTTCCTGAAAAATAACATAATGAGGGCCAAAGCCACACAAAGAAAAACTGGACCTGACTGTAAAG GAAAATCAAGAAAACATGGCGAGATGTCACTAAAGTTCCATTTGGCACAGCCTAAACCTTTTGTTGGGAAAGTGTTTTACCTTGACTTACCATCCAACAAAATGACAGAGTCATTGGAGACAGATATTCAGCACCTTGGAGGG GTTCTTATAAGTCGTGGAAAGTCTTTTGTGGAGAGGGCAGTGAGGAAAAAG GAAAGAGTGCACATAAGCAAGATCCTGTTAAATGCTCTTGAGTGGGGTGTGAAAATCCTCTACATTAATG ATGTGATCATCTATGTTGAGAAGAAAAAGACCCTAGCAAGCCAGTGTCCCCGGCCTACTGTAGTCAAATCAAGT GTCAAACCTGAGTCAACAGCAAAGCACACCTGTCAGAAACACAAAG TAGGGAGAATCCATAAACCTTTTGTCAAGGTTGAAGACTCAAGCAGGTCAGAAATACTAGCTAGTACAttcaaatatgcattttcttttcCAAAGTGTTGTTCCCATGTTATCTTCAGACGTTACTGTCCAGTGTACCTTACCATACTGAATATGGCGGAGCTAAACTTGAAGGCGCCCCCTCCTCACAGTCCCTTCTTATTTAATGATAAAGACCCTAAAGGGGACAAACTTCAAGGGAACCG AAGTGTCAAAACCTCAACCGTTGAAGAACAAGCTGCTGGGCAAAAGAAGAACAAAGACAAAAAACGAGGCGGTTACTGCGAGTGCTGTGCTGTCAAATATGAGAATCTGACCATG CACCTGCAAAGTGATCGTCACAGGGCTTTCTCCAAGACTGACGCTTACCAAGTTGTGGACAGACTGGTTTCAACTCTACCCTGCAGCTTCACTCGCCTCAACAGACTTTATAAAAG ACCAAAGTGCAGTATTTCTACTGCTTTGGTTGTTCCTGCACCACTTGGAAGAAGTGGGCACGGTGGCAAGGCAGATCAAAACCCCGCTGGAATTATGAAAGAGAAGCAGCACAATCACGCTTTAAACGTTTCTTCAGCTTCTCCATCTGCCTCTCTGATTCACTGCAATGACAGGAAGTGGTTTATTGCCTCACACCAGTCAAAACTCCAATCTAGACAGAAGCAGTTGGTTTCTTGCTCTCAAAAAGCCACACACAACGCAGAAATGGCGCCCTCTAGTTTTGAACATCTGGCCCGCAGTTCCCTCTTAGTTCCTCGAGTCAATCTTGATGTGCAAGTATCTCACAGAGACCCGCTTAGCCTGGCACTACCTCCCCATCAAGATCCACACAGCGTATCATACTTAGAAAGCCCGGAAGTTATCACAAATCAAGATGAGACCACAGGCAACAATGGGAAAGCAAGCGGAAAGGTCTCTGAGCGAGATGGGGCAAGTCCTCCGTCACTGACTTACACTTCTCCTGTTAAAAAAGTAAAGAGGAAAGTCAAAGCTTATAAGCGCAAAAGACGGAAACTCAACTCAAAAACTACATGCAAAGATCATGTAGTGGAAAGCGACGCTTGTGATGATACTCTGAGGCTTTGGCAACTGTTTTACTCAAGTGAGGACAAAGGTGGAATTCCTGGGGTTTGA